A single genomic interval of Ischnura elegans chromosome 3, ioIscEleg1.1, whole genome shotgun sequence harbors:
- the LOC124156548 gene encoding 14-3-3 protein epsilon isoform X1, which yields MSERDDNVYKAKLAEQAERYDEMVEAMKKVASLDVELTVEERNLLSVAYKNVIGARRASWRIISSIEQKEENKGAEEKLEMIRQYRSQVERELREICSDILGVLDKHLIPCAGTGESKVFYYKMKGDYHRYLAEFATGTDRKEAAENSLMAYKSASSTAMTELPPTHPIRLGLALNFSVFYYEILNSPDRACRLAKAAFDDAIAELDTLSEESYKDSTLIMQLLRDNLTLWTSDMQADGESGETEQKEQLQDVEDQDVS from the exons AAATGGTGGAAGCGATGAAGAAAGTGGCCTCATTAGATGTGGAGTTGACAGTAGAAGAACGAAATTTGCTGTCAGTGGCCTACAAGAATGTGATTGGAGCACGAAGGGCCAGCTGGCGTATCATCAGCAGCATTGAGCAGAAGGAAGAAAACAAGGGAGCAGAGGAAAAGCTAGAAATGATCAGGCAATACAGATCTCAG GTTGAAAGAGAACTCCGGGAAATATGCTCAGATATTCTTGGCGTCCTTGATAAGCACCTGATTCCATGTGCAGGCACTGGAGAGTCCAAGGTTTTCTACTACAAAAT GAAGGGAGATTACCATCGGTATTTGGCTGAGTTTGCCACTGGCACGGACAGGAAAGAAGCAGCAGAGAATTCACTGATGGCATACAAGTCTGCAAGTAGCACAGCCATGACTGAATTACCCCCCACTCACCCCATCAG GCTGGGCCTTGCTCTAAACTTCTCAGTGTTTTACTATGAGATTCTCAATTCACCTGACCGAGCTTGTCGTCTAGCAAAAGCGGCATTTGATGATGCCATTGCAGAGTTAGACACCCTCTCAGAAGAAAGTTATAAAGACTCAACCCTCATAATGCAGCTCTTGAGGGATAATCTTACTCTTTGGACATCCGATATGCAAGCCGATGGAGAAAGTG GAGAGACGGAGCAGAAGGAACAGCTGCAAGATGTCGAGGACCAGGATGTGTCGTAA
- the LOC124156548 gene encoding 14-3-3 protein epsilon isoform X2 has translation MELFAASRNQEMVEAMKKVASLDVELTVEERNLLSVAYKNVIGARRASWRIISSIEQKEENKGAEEKLEMIRQYRSQVERELREICSDILGVLDKHLIPCAGTGESKVFYYKMKGDYHRYLAEFATGTDRKEAAENSLMAYKSASSTAMTELPPTHPIRLGLALNFSVFYYEILNSPDRACRLAKAAFDDAIAELDTLSEESYKDSTLIMQLLRDNLTLWTSDMQADGESGETEQKEQLQDVEDQDVS, from the exons AAATGGTGGAAGCGATGAAGAAAGTGGCCTCATTAGATGTGGAGTTGACAGTAGAAGAACGAAATTTGCTGTCAGTGGCCTACAAGAATGTGATTGGAGCACGAAGGGCCAGCTGGCGTATCATCAGCAGCATTGAGCAGAAGGAAGAAAACAAGGGAGCAGAGGAAAAGCTAGAAATGATCAGGCAATACAGATCTCAG GTTGAAAGAGAACTCCGGGAAATATGCTCAGATATTCTTGGCGTCCTTGATAAGCACCTGATTCCATGTGCAGGCACTGGAGAGTCCAAGGTTTTCTACTACAAAAT GAAGGGAGATTACCATCGGTATTTGGCTGAGTTTGCCACTGGCACGGACAGGAAAGAAGCAGCAGAGAATTCACTGATGGCATACAAGTCTGCAAGTAGCACAGCCATGACTGAATTACCCCCCACTCACCCCATCAG GCTGGGCCTTGCTCTAAACTTCTCAGTGTTTTACTATGAGATTCTCAATTCACCTGACCGAGCTTGTCGTCTAGCAAAAGCGGCATTTGATGATGCCATTGCAGAGTTAGACACCCTCTCAGAAGAAAGTTATAAAGACTCAACCCTCATAATGCAGCTCTTGAGGGATAATCTTACTCTTTGGACATCCGATATGCAAGCCGATGGAGAAAGTG GAGAGACGGAGCAGAAGGAACAGCTGCAAGATGTCGAGGACCAGGATGTGTCGTAA